A stretch of Microbulbifer sp. SAOS-129_SWC DNA encodes these proteins:
- a CDS encoding nodulation protein NfeD encodes MLNRISDNMRVAALIAALLLVPLVPWPAALSAAQDAPQPHIALLSIDGAIGPATTDYLERTLAEAGTNGARLVVIHIDTPGGLDAATRDIIQHILAAEVPVATYVYPSGARAASAGTYILYASQIAAMAPATTLGAATPVQIGGMPGAGEPPPEKKAGQGDEDSKKSPANKPAPQSGSGSAMERKITNDAVAFIRGLAKRNGRNADWAERAVREAATLTADEALQQNVIDLVAKNDADLLRQLAGRKVALESGSVTLPTDLAALPLRAYVPDWRNKLLALITNPQVAYILLLIGIYGLIFEGYSPGALVPGITGVICLLLALYALQLLPINYAGLALIVVGALLIVAELFVPSFGALGIGGVIALVIGSVMLIDSDVPGMQISKGLIGAIAGVSGLGLLGLLWAVGRSLRKPRIASDQAMVGRTAVVMELQGDDVLVHLGGEIWQARCDQRVQPGDRVKVIAQEGLALRITPE; translated from the coding sequence ATGCTGAACCGGATTTCAGACAACATGCGCGTGGCGGCGCTGATCGCGGCCCTGCTGTTGGTACCGTTAGTACCGTGGCCGGCAGCCCTGAGCGCCGCGCAGGATGCGCCGCAGCCCCATATCGCCCTGTTGTCGATCGACGGGGCCATCGGCCCCGCAACCACCGACTATCTGGAGCGGACCCTGGCGGAAGCCGGGACAAATGGCGCCCGCCTGGTTGTTATCCACATAGACACCCCCGGTGGGCTCGACGCCGCCACCCGCGACATCATCCAGCATATTCTCGCCGCCGAAGTGCCCGTTGCCACCTACGTGTATCCGTCCGGCGCCCGCGCCGCCAGTGCCGGCACCTATATTCTCTACGCCAGCCAGATTGCCGCCATGGCGCCCGCGACCACGCTCGGCGCCGCCACGCCGGTGCAGATTGGCGGCATGCCCGGTGCCGGCGAGCCACCGCCGGAGAAAAAAGCGGGGCAGGGCGATGAAGACAGCAAGAAAAGTCCCGCTAACAAACCCGCACCACAGTCCGGTTCGGGGTCGGCCATGGAGCGCAAGATCACCAATGATGCCGTCGCCTTCATTCGCGGTTTGGCCAAGCGCAACGGCCGCAACGCAGACTGGGCCGAGAGAGCCGTGCGTGAGGCCGCCACCCTGACCGCGGACGAGGCTTTGCAGCAGAACGTGATCGACCTGGTGGCGAAAAACGATGCCGACCTGCTGCGCCAGCTGGCCGGGCGCAAGGTGGCGCTGGAATCCGGCAGCGTGACACTGCCGACGGATCTGGCCGCACTGCCACTGCGCGCCTACGTGCCGGATTGGCGCAACAAGCTTCTGGCCCTGATTACCAATCCGCAGGTGGCCTATATTCTGTTGCTGATCGGGATTTATGGGCTCATTTTCGAAGGCTACAGCCCGGGCGCGCTGGTACCGGGCATTACCGGCGTCATCTGCCTGCTGCTGGCGCTTTACGCACTGCAGTTGCTGCCGATCAATTACGCCGGGCTGGCGCTGATCGTGGTCGGCGCGCTGTTGATCGTGGCGGAACTGTTTGTGCCCAGTTTCGGTGCCCTGGGCATTGGTGGCGTCATCGCGCTGGTGATCGGTTCGGTCATGCTGATCGACAGCGACGTGCCGGGCATGCAGATATCGAAGGGATTGATTGGCGCCATTGCCGGAGTCAGTGGCCTGGGCTTGCTGGGGCTGTTGTGGGCGGTGGGGCGCAGTCTGCGCAAGCCGCGTATCGCCAGCGACCAGGCGATGGTCGGGCGCACTGCGGTGGTGATGGAGTTGCAGGGCGACGACGTGCTGGTACACCTGGGCGGTGAGATCTGGCAGGCCCGTTGTGATCAGCGGGTACAACCGGGCGACCGGGTGAAGGTGATTGCCCAGGAAGGTTTGGCCCTGCGCATAACACCGGAATAA
- a CDS encoding slipin family protein, with the protein MISYFTGLLLAAIALLIMYAIRILREYERAVVFFLGRFQSVKGPGLIIIIPVIQTMERVDLRTVVMDVPSQDVISRDNVSVKVNAVVYYRVIDPQSAIINVEHYNEAVSQLAQTTLRSVLGKHELDEMLSERDKLNVDIQKILDEQTDAWGVKVTNVEIKHIDLDESMIRAIARQAEAERARRAKVIHAEGEAQAATKLTEAADTLSKNSNSITLRYMQTLIDIAGEKNSTIVFPLPLDLIRPIMKKVAGEES; encoded by the coding sequence ATGATCAGTTACTTTACCGGATTGCTGCTGGCGGCCATTGCGCTGCTGATCATGTATGCCATCCGTATCTTGCGCGAGTACGAGCGGGCGGTGGTGTTTTTCCTCGGGCGCTTTCAGTCGGTCAAGGGTCCCGGGCTGATTATCATTATCCCGGTGATCCAGACCATGGAGCGGGTCGACCTGCGCACGGTGGTGATGGATGTGCCCAGCCAGGACGTCATCAGCCGCGACAACGTCTCGGTCAAGGTCAATGCAGTGGTCTACTACCGGGTGATCGATCCGCAGTCGGCGATCATCAATGTGGAGCATTACAACGAGGCGGTCAGCCAGCTGGCGCAGACCACCCTGCGTTCGGTGCTGGGCAAGCACGAGCTGGACGAGATGCTGTCCGAGCGCGACAAGCTCAACGTGGATATCCAGAAGATCCTGGACGAACAGACCGATGCCTGGGGGGTGAAGGTGACCAATGTCGAGATCAAGCATATCGATCTCGACGAGAGCATGATTCGCGCCATCGCCCGCCAGGCCGAAGCCGAGCGCGCGCGCCGCGCCAAGGTGATTCACGCTGAAGGCGAAGCGCAGGCCGCGACCAAACTCACCGAGGCCGCCGATACACTGTCGAAAAATTCCAATTCGATCACCCTGCGCTATATGCAGACACTGATCGATATCGCTGGCGAGAAAAACTCCACCATCGTTTTCCCGCTACCGCTGGACCTGATCCGGCCGATCATGAAAAAAGTGGCCGGGGAAGAGTCTTGA
- a CDS encoding MarC family protein has translation MEFDLEQFNKSFLLLLVLLNPFILSVYLLDLIRGLELKVFSGLLLRAFLISLTVFLLFAWFGEVIFDDVLQVRFLAFLIFGGITFLIIGIRLTLGVGQPIQSINLHSQEVAGAIAMPFIVGPGTISASVLAGSRLGAFAGSAAITLAIGLALASLILLKMLYDWVQTRHERYVRKYIEVAGRITALFTGSFAIDMILKGIERWLALLQQ, from the coding sequence ATGGAATTTGACCTGGAGCAGTTCAACAAGTCCTTCCTGTTGCTGCTGGTACTGCTCAACCCGTTTATTCTGAGCGTTTATCTGCTCGACCTGATTCGCGGGCTGGAACTCAAGGTCTTTTCCGGTCTGCTGTTGCGCGCCTTCCTGATCAGCCTGACCGTGTTCCTGCTGTTTGCCTGGTTTGGTGAAGTGATTTTTGACGATGTGCTGCAGGTGCGTTTTCTCGCTTTCCTGATTTTCGGCGGCATCACGTTTCTGATCATCGGTATCCGCCTGACGCTCGGTGTCGGACAGCCGATCCAGAGTATCAATCTGCACTCGCAGGAAGTGGCCGGCGCCATCGCGATGCCGTTTATCGTCGGCCCCGGCACCATCAGTGCCAGTGTGCTCGCCGGCAGTCGCCTCGGTGCCTTCGCGGGCTCCGCCGCCATTACGCTGGCGATCGGGTTGGCGCTGGCATCGCTGATCCTGCTGAAAATGCTCTACGACTGGGTGCAGACCCGCCACGAGCGCTATGTGCGCAAATATATCGAAGTGGCCGGGCGCATCACCGCGCTGTTCACCGGCTCCTTTGCCATCGACATGATCCTCAAGGGAATCGAGCGCTGGCTGGCGCTGTTGCAACAGTAG
- a CDS encoding DUF3549 family protein, protein MQDSGSLAGLIAAADFNLHWFDLGRRVQSVASADATAFEAGRAPWPHPYLRQAWTGLLLEPRAGGEPVVWFLRLPLDEQGKLQLAVRDAFVHLLIDKLGHGDGAELGERLHSALQESGIAYTPAPERQATFHARVAQLLQRPPSEHFDAVLEYCRAPQSHRWDQLAVQGIADLAVRWKEHQSLLCDTLEQLAPPVFIGLCQCLESEAIDAELAGRIIDRADAAPGDSAITAAAVRGLSLAPAAELRRRFLTRLLQGEAASNSEVIAAIGSRCSSDLEHGDIAAAWLAAMAEHQSQDTFNLLLSDLMFLPAVRAALLDALRDPARPEILARAFGHFLHGPNPPH, encoded by the coding sequence ATGCAAGACAGCGGTAGCCTCGCCGGCCTGATCGCCGCGGCCGATTTCAACCTGCACTGGTTCGACCTGGGCCGGCGCGTGCAATCGGTTGCCAGCGCCGACGCCACCGCATTCGAGGCCGGGCGCGCGCCCTGGCCGCACCCCTACCTGCGCCAGGCGTGGACCGGGCTGCTGCTGGAACCGCGCGCCGGCGGCGAACCGGTGGTGTGGTTTCTGCGCCTGCCACTGGATGAACAGGGCAAGCTGCAGCTGGCGGTACGCGATGCCTTCGTACACCTGCTGATCGACAAACTCGGCCACGGCGACGGCGCCGAGCTGGGCGAGCGCCTGCACAGCGCCCTGCAGGAAAGCGGCATCGCCTACACGCCGGCGCCGGAGCGACAGGCCACTTTTCATGCGCGGGTGGCGCAATTGCTGCAGCGCCCGCCCAGCGAACATTTCGACGCCGTGCTCGAATACTGTCGCGCGCCACAGTCACACCGCTGGGATCAACTGGCCGTACAGGGGATCGCTGACCTGGCCGTGCGCTGGAAGGAACATCAAAGCCTGCTGTGCGACACCCTCGAACAATTGGCGCCGCCGGTCTTTATCGGCCTGTGCCAGTGCCTGGAGAGCGAGGCCATCGACGCGGAGCTGGCCGGGCGTATTATCGATCGCGCCGACGCCGCCCCCGGTGACAGCGCCATTACCGCGGCCGCGGTGCGCGGCCTCTCCCTGGCGCCGGCGGCAGAATTGCGCCGGCGCTTCCTCACGCGGCTGCTGCAGGGTGAAGCCGCCAGCAATAGCGAAGTCATCGCGGCGATCGGCAGCCGCTGCAGCAGCGACCTGGAGCACGGCGACATCGCCGCCGCGTGGCTGGCCGCGATGGCGGAGCACCAGAGCCAGGACACGTTCAACCTGCTGCTCAGCGACCTGATGTTCCTGCCCGCGGTACGCGCGGCGTTACTCGACGCGCTGCGCGATCCGGCACGCCCGGAAATTCTGGCGCGCGCGTTCGGCCATTTCCTGCACGGACCCAACCCGCCGCACTGA
- the pgi gene encoding glucose-6-phosphate isomerase gives MTSESLAVSAIARLQAHQQQHKWSLRELFATQADRAVQFSTAAAGLQLDYSKNHLRDDTLQLLLEYAAEIDLSQQIADLFAGANINNTEHRPALHTALRFQGEPRNEHEQAVAACRGQMRRFCEQIHSGSWHGFTGKPIHHIVNIGIGGSDLGPRMVVEALRPWQRDDIRVHFVANIDGADLSDTLAALPAENTLFIVASKSFSTLETRQNALSARQWMLEAGCSDKDLAKHFVAVSSNIVAAQDFGIAAENIFPMWDWVGGRYSLWSAIGLPIALACGYDTYAQLLAGANDMDRHFASAPLADNMPVLMALLHFWYRQCWGASSQVVLPYAQRLAKFPAWLQQLDMESLGKSAARDGQPVDYPTGSVIWGTEGSNGQHSFHQLLHQGTDLIPADFIAVKQPTSKLVEQHQWLLACCISQSQALLRGKTLHEAREELEQQGHTHREVHALAPHKVVPGNRPSNTLIVEKLDPQHLGALLALYEHKVFVGGCLLGINPFDQWGVELGKLLGAGIHAAIGGEVPEDWDGSTRNLLQQLLATND, from the coding sequence ATGACAAGCGAATCCCTGGCCGTCAGCGCCATCGCCCGCCTGCAGGCGCACCAACAGCAACACAAGTGGTCCCTGCGTGAACTCTTCGCCACCCAGGCGGACCGCGCCGTACAATTCAGTACTGCCGCCGCCGGGCTGCAGCTGGACTACAGCAAGAACCACCTGCGCGACGACACCCTGCAACTGCTGCTGGAATACGCCGCGGAAATCGATCTGTCACAGCAGATCGCCGACCTGTTCGCCGGCGCCAATATCAATAACACCGAACACCGCCCGGCCCTGCACACGGCGCTGCGTTTCCAGGGGGAACCGCGCAACGAGCACGAGCAGGCGGTGGCGGCCTGCCGCGGGCAGATGCGCCGCTTCTGCGAACAGATCCACAGCGGCAGCTGGCACGGCTTCACCGGCAAGCCGATCCACCATATCGTGAATATCGGTATCGGCGGCTCCGACCTGGGCCCGCGCATGGTGGTAGAGGCACTGCGCCCCTGGCAGCGCGACGATATCCGCGTGCACTTCGTCGCCAATATCGACGGTGCCGACCTCAGCGATACCCTCGCCGCACTGCCGGCGGAAAACACCCTGTTCATCGTCGCCTCCAAGTCGTTCTCCACGCTGGAAACCCGTCAGAATGCCCTCTCCGCGCGCCAGTGGATGCTCGAAGCCGGTTGCAGTGACAAAGACCTGGCAAAACACTTTGTCGCGGTGAGCAGCAATATCGTCGCCGCACAGGATTTTGGTATTGCCGCGGAAAATATCTTCCCGATGTGGGACTGGGTTGGCGGGCGCTACTCTCTTTGGTCCGCGATCGGCCTGCCCATCGCGCTGGCCTGCGGTTACGATACCTACGCGCAGTTACTCGCCGGCGCCAACGACATGGACCGGCATTTCGCCAGCGCACCACTGGCCGACAACATGCCGGTGCTGATGGCACTGCTGCACTTCTGGTACCGGCAGTGCTGGGGTGCTTCCAGCCAAGTGGTTCTGCCCTACGCCCAGCGCCTGGCCAAATTTCCCGCCTGGCTGCAGCAACTGGATATGGAAAGCCTCGGCAAGAGCGCAGCGCGCGATGGCCAGCCAGTGGACTACCCCACCGGCAGCGTGATCTGGGGTACCGAGGGCAGCAATGGCCAGCACTCCTTCCACCAGCTGCTGCACCAGGGTACCGACCTGATCCCGGCGGACTTTATCGCAGTAAAGCAGCCCACATCGAAGCTGGTGGAGCAGCACCAGTGGCTGCTGGCCTGCTGCATCAGCCAGAGCCAGGCGCTGTTGCGCGGCAAGACCCTGCACGAGGCGCGCGAAGAGCTGGAGCAGCAGGGCCACACCCACCGCGAGGTCCACGCCCTGGCCCCGCACAAGGTGGTTCCGGGCAACCGCCCCAGCAACACGCTGATTGTGGAAAAACTCGATCCGCAACATCTGGGCGCGCTGCTGGCACTGTACGAACACAAGGTATTCGTCGGCGGCTGCCTGCTGGGTATCAATCCGTTCGACCAGTGGGGCGTCGAACTGGGCAAGCTGCTGGGCGCGGGCATTCACGCCGCGATCGGCGGCGAAGTGCCGGAAGACTGGGACGGTTCAACCCGCAACCTGCTGCAGCAACTGCTCGCCACCAACGACTGA